Proteins from a single region of Maridesulfovibrio ferrireducens:
- a CDS encoding DUF6682 family protein, with the protein MKAKEIFLLVSSKLQDMGATRRWPWEPADDVLSLTDLFNSALRQIALNRPDSTAITESIKLKDGVKQILPDPLVHDGASKKALRLIEVIQNMGSNGTTPGEPIFLTAKDAMRAFDWLTTGTEVENYAYDAKENPQAFWVYPGVTTGASVYVSMTYSAEPTPIDGSADDLTIPETFAGPIADWMLYSAMSGDSSAANFTKSQHHLSAFYQALGVKLKADLFYPKQIEVVGG; encoded by the coding sequence ATGAAAGCCAAAGAAATTTTCTTGCTTGTTTCTTCCAAGCTTCAGGATATGGGGGCAACTAGACGTTGGCCTTGGGAACCTGCTGATGATGTTCTGTCGCTTACGGACTTGTTTAATAGTGCGCTTCGCCAGATCGCTCTTAACAGGCCTGATTCAACGGCAATCACTGAATCCATCAAGTTGAAGGACGGAGTTAAGCAGATTCTACCTGATCCGTTGGTGCATGATGGAGCAAGCAAGAAAGCTCTTCGGCTCATCGAAGTAATTCAAAATATGGGTTCGAATGGGACAACTCCTGGCGAACCCATATTTCTCACTGCTAAGGATGCAATGAGAGCCTTTGATTGGCTCACAACTGGAACAGAGGTTGAAAACTATGCCTATGACGCGAAGGAAAATCCTCAAGCATTTTGGGTTTATCCCGGCGTTACGACTGGAGCCTCGGTCTACGTTTCAATGACATACTCAGCAGAACCTACACCTATTGACGGATCTGCTGATGATTTGACTATTCCTGAGACATTCGCAGGGCCAATTGCAGACTGGATGCTTTACTCCGCCATGTCTGGCGATAGCTCTGCGGCGAATTTTACAAAATCACAGCATCATCTTTCGGCCTTCTATCAGGCTCTTGGCGTTAAACTTAAAGCTGATCTTTTCTATCCGAAACAAATTGAAGTGGTGGGAGGCTAA
- a CDS encoding N4-gp56 family major capsid protein — MNYGDISPRTAGKACKIFLKRAIALCLIERFAQGRPLEKNNTKTQIFRRYNSLAPALTPMTEGVTPAGKTGTKTDVTVTLQQYGDYVELTDVIADTHEDPILQEFMGITGEQAAETVELVNYGILKGGTSVFYANGSARNEVNAELNLATQRRALRGILAMNGKRHTQFLSGSQNYETRPVGPCFIGLCHTDCSSAIRDMAGFVPVEKYGTQDPLPGEIGAVEEVRYCASSLYEPWADAGGDKGTMISTTGIKADVYPVIYLARDAFGVVPLRGKKAITPMVMNPNSPRGGDPLGQRGSVGWKTMYAAIILNDAWMARAECCVKL; from the coding sequence ATGAATTACGGTGATATCTCACCTCGTACAGCAGGGAAGGCATGCAAGATCTTCCTCAAAAGAGCAATCGCTCTATGCTTGATCGAACGTTTTGCTCAGGGCCGTCCTTTAGAAAAAAACAACACTAAAACTCAGATTTTTAGACGTTACAATTCTCTTGCCCCTGCTCTTACTCCTATGACCGAGGGAGTAACCCCCGCAGGTAAAACCGGAACTAAGACTGATGTAACCGTCACTCTTCAGCAGTACGGCGACTATGTGGAACTGACTGATGTTATCGCTGATACTCACGAAGATCCGATCCTTCAGGAGTTCATGGGTATTACTGGCGAACAGGCGGCTGAAACTGTTGAGCTTGTTAACTACGGCATCCTCAAAGGCGGAACCTCTGTTTTCTATGCAAACGGTTCTGCTCGTAATGAAGTTAACGCTGAATTGAATCTCGCTACTCAGCGCAGAGCGCTTCGCGGTATTCTTGCTATGAACGGCAAACGTCACACTCAGTTTCTTTCCGGTTCTCAGAATTATGAAACTCGCCCTGTCGGGCCTTGTTTTATAGGTCTTTGTCACACTGATTGTTCCAGTGCAATTCGCGACATGGCTGGATTCGTTCCCGTTGAAAAATACGGTACTCAAGATCCTCTCCCCGGTGAAATCGGAGCGGTTGAAGAAGTCCGTTATTGTGCCTCTTCTCTCTATGAACCTTGGGCTGATGCCGGCGGTGATAAGGGAACCATGATCTCCACAACCGGAATCAAAGCGGATGTTTACCCTGTTATCTACCTCGCTCGCGATGCTTTCGGGGTTGTGCCTCTCAGGGGCAAAAAGGCCATTACTCCTATGGTTATGAATCCCAACTCTCCTCGCGGTGGCGACCCTCTCGGACAGCGCGGTTCTGTGGGTTGGAAGACCATGTATGCAGCTATCATTCTGAATGATGCTTGGATGGCTCGCGCTGAGTGTTGCGTAAAACTCTAA